One Streptomyces sp. ML-6 genomic region harbors:
- the secD gene encoding protein translocase subunit SecD, with amino-acid sequence MTRATTVRAVLAAAVLLVSVFITLTMSPRLGLDLQGGTRMVLQAKDSDTAKADRESTEHTLEVLRRRIDSLGVTEPTLTRSGEDRIIVELPDVQDPRKAAEVIGKTAQLSFHAIQGPGTPDEPKPGEKDAQGEKKPGEKDAQDGKKPGEKSTQEGKKSDGGLTLPDEQGRPLALGPSRLSGAGVKDATAAFDGQQGAGWTVSLDFHKKAGRDWTKLTGEAACHPAQDDRRRVAIVLDDRIISSPQVSPSVGCGVGLPSGSTQITGSFSADEARELALLIKGGALPLPVEIVEQRTVGPTLGAAAIDASARAALIGAAATALFITIVYRLFGALAAVALAAYGLISYATLVGLGVTLTLPGLAGFVLAIGMAVDANVLVFERAREEHAQHPGRTLRSSLTAGFRNAWSAVADSNVTTLIAAGLLFFLGSGPVKGFGVTLAIGVLASMFSALVIARALTEIAARSRFVSNYRGVNGIATPGRVRTWLSRRDPRPMRYPRRWLLISTALVVVAVLGIVVRGVNLGVEFTGGRLVEYSTSKPVDVERARTVLADAGFGDAEVTTAGAGDLSVRTGKIDNDQEHALRSALAAEGGETTKVRDELIGPSLGDELRRNALIALGIAVLVQLAYLAARFRWTFAVGSVVALVHDVIILVGAFAWLGRTVDGIFLAALLTVIGYSVNDSVVVFDRVRELWAKARRVPVATIADRAVLQTVPRTVNTGMGALFILTALAVLGGDSLADFALALLIGICVGTYSSVLTAVPAALVLERSSKAPPPARKRSPGRKSGTGRARRDPLDNGARV; translated from the coding sequence ACTCGGACACCGCGAAGGCGGACCGGGAGAGCACTGAACACACCCTCGAAGTACTGCGTCGGCGCATCGACTCGCTCGGCGTCACCGAACCCACCCTGACCCGCTCCGGCGAGGACCGGATCATCGTCGAACTCCCCGACGTCCAGGACCCGCGCAAGGCCGCCGAGGTCATCGGGAAAACCGCGCAGCTCAGCTTCCACGCCATCCAGGGACCGGGTACCCCGGACGAACCGAAGCCCGGTGAGAAGGACGCGCAGGGCGAGAAGAAGCCCGGTGAGAAGGACGCGCAGGACGGAAAGAAGCCCGGCGAGAAGAGCACGCAGGAGGGGAAGAAGTCCGACGGAGGGCTGACGCTTCCCGACGAGCAGGGCCGCCCCCTCGCCCTCGGCCCGTCCAGGCTCTCCGGCGCGGGCGTCAAGGACGCCACCGCCGCGTTCGACGGCCAGCAGGGCGCCGGGTGGACCGTGTCCCTCGACTTCCACAAGAAGGCGGGCCGGGACTGGACCAAGCTGACGGGCGAAGCCGCCTGCCACCCGGCCCAGGACGACCGCCGCCGGGTCGCCATCGTCCTCGACGACCGGATCATCTCCTCCCCGCAGGTCTCGCCGTCGGTCGGCTGCGGGGTCGGCCTGCCGTCCGGATCCACCCAGATCACCGGTTCCTTCAGCGCGGACGAGGCCAGGGAACTGGCCCTGCTCATCAAGGGCGGCGCCCTGCCGCTGCCCGTCGAGATCGTCGAGCAGCGGACCGTGGGACCGACGCTCGGCGCCGCCGCCATCGACGCCAGTGCCCGCGCCGCCCTCATCGGAGCGGCGGCCACCGCGCTCTTCATCACCATCGTCTACCGGCTCTTCGGCGCGCTCGCGGCCGTCGCGCTCGCCGCCTACGGGCTGATCTCCTACGCGACCCTGGTCGGCCTCGGGGTCACCCTCACCCTGCCCGGCCTCGCCGGATTCGTCCTGGCCATCGGGATGGCCGTCGACGCCAACGTGCTGGTCTTCGAACGGGCCAGGGAGGAACACGCGCAACATCCCGGCCGGACCCTGCGCTCCTCGCTGACCGCCGGGTTCCGCAACGCCTGGAGCGCCGTCGCGGACTCCAACGTGACGACACTGATCGCGGCCGGGCTGCTGTTCTTCCTCGGCTCGGGACCGGTGAAGGGCTTCGGGGTCACGCTCGCCATCGGGGTGCTCGCCTCGATGTTCTCCGCGCTCGTCATCGCCCGCGCGCTCACCGAGATCGCCGCGCGGTCCCGCTTCGTCAGCAACTACCGGGGCGTCAACGGCATCGCCACCCCCGGCCGGGTGCGCACCTGGCTGAGCCGCCGCGACCCCCGGCCGATGCGGTACCCGCGCCGCTGGCTGCTGATCTCCACCGCACTGGTCGTCGTCGCCGTCCTCGGCATCGTCGTGCGCGGCGTCAACCTGGGCGTCGAATTCACCGGTGGCCGACTCGTCGAGTACTCGACCAGCAAACCCGTCGACGTGGAGCGGGCCCGCACCGTACTGGCCGACGCGGGCTTCGGCGACGCCGAGGTCACCACGGCGGGCGCGGGCGACCTCTCCGTACGGACCGGGAAGATCGACAACGACCAGGAACACGCCCTGCGGTCCGCACTCGCGGCGGAGGGCGGCGAGACCACCAAGGTCCGCGACGAACTCATCGGACCCAGCCTCGGCGACGAACTGCGGCGCAACGCCCTGATCGCGCTCGGCATCGCCGTCCTGGTGCAACTGGCGTACCTGGCGGCCCGGTTCCGCTGGACGTTCGCGGTGGGCTCGGTGGTGGCGCTCGTCCACGACGTCATCATCCTGGTCGGCGCCTTCGCCTGGCTCGGCCGCACCGTCGACGGCATCTTCCTGGCCGCGCTCCTCACCGTCATCGGGTACTCCGTCAACGACTCGGTGGTGGTCTTCGACCGGGTCCGGGAACTGTGGGCGAAGGCCCGGCGGGTGCCCGTCGCCACGATCGCCGACCGGGCCGTCCTCCAGACCGTCCCCCGAACGGTCAACACCGGAATGGGCGCGCTCTTCATCCTCACCGCGCTCGCCGTGCTCGGCGGCGACTCCCTCGCGGACTTCGCGCTCGCCCTGCTGATCGGCATCTGCGTCGGCACGTACTCCTCGGTGCTGACCGCCGTACCGGCCGCGCTCGTCCTGGAGCGGAGCAGCAAGGCCCCGCCGCCCGCCCGGAAACGTTCGCCCGGCCGCAAGTCCGGCACGGGCCGGGCCCGCCGGGACCCGCTGGACAACGGAGCACGGGTGTAG
- a CDS encoding methyltransferase domain-containing protein translates to MSTTAANLLTDNPALYEARFPDPGRLAGRWAEDCLRRYESPGPRVLDIGCGTGRDAAHLHRAGRTVTGADLSAAMLAYAGDRHPGPVYVRADLHGFDLGAGAFDAVVCLDSALLYCHTNDQLDGFLRSCRRALAPGGLLVAEMRNGAFFLGRTELLDAPSVTGFTWQGTGYRSTTTLSMDRTAQLLRRVRVWTADDGSPPVEQRSAWRLLLPQELRHLLAFHGFEVLALHDGPGPRTEPPWQEGDLPAATADGDRLHLIARLAGPPRP, encoded by the coding sequence ATGTCCACCACCGCCGCGAACCTGCTCACCGACAACCCGGCGCTGTACGAGGCGCGCTTCCCCGACCCCGGACGGCTCGCCGGCCGCTGGGCCGAGGACTGCCTGCGCCGGTACGAGTCACCCGGCCCCCGGGTCCTGGACATCGGCTGCGGCACCGGCCGCGACGCCGCCCACCTGCACCGCGCCGGTCGCACGGTCACCGGCGCCGATCTGTCCGCCGCGATGCTGGCGTACGCCGGCGACCGGCACCCCGGCCCCGTGTACGTCCGGGCCGACCTGCACGGTTTCGATCTCGGGGCGGGGGCCTTCGACGCCGTCGTGTGCCTGGACAGCGCCCTGTTGTACTGCCACACCAACGACCAGCTCGACGGGTTCCTGAGGTCCTGCCGCCGCGCGCTGGCGCCCGGGGGTCTGCTCGTCGCGGAGATGCGCAACGGCGCATTCTTCCTGGGCCGCACGGAACTGCTCGACGCCCCGTCCGTCACCGGTTTCACCTGGCAGGGCACCGGCTACCGCTCCACCACCACCCTGTCCATGGACCGGACCGCCCAGTTGCTGCGCCGCGTCCGGGTGTGGACCGCCGACGACGGTTCCCCGCCGGTCGAGCAGCGTTCCGCGTGGCGCCTGCTCCTCCCCCAGGAACTGCGCCACCTGCTCGCGTTCCACGGCTTCGAGGTGCTCGCCCTGCACGACGGGCCGGGCCCGCGCACCGAACCGCCGTGGCAGGAGGGCGACCTGCCCGCCGCGACCGCCGACGGCGACCGGCTGCACCTGATCGCCCGCCTCGCCGGCCCGCCCCGTCCCTGA
- a CDS encoding dipeptide epimerase — protein sequence MRAGLRTVRLDLAEPLRISRSTMAAREAVWLTVEHEGRHGHGEAVTSVYYGLDAAALERLLHARSRWLARFPDPESALEALRTGERTAAPPAVTSAVESALLDLVGKRAGVPVHRLLGSRGAPPGAATARTIGIVAPERARAQAARLVRDGFSVLKLKAGAPDPGEDLARVRAVRAAAPGTRLLLDPNGAWTVREAERLLPLFAELGVEAVEQPLAPGDPEALARLAERSPLPVVADEDAVGIEDVRRLAGRVQGVNVKLAKCGGVGAALHIAELVAGSGTGLMLGCLTASTLGIAPAVHLADRARWVDLDGHLLLAADPWTGIGGTDGTVRAGGDPGLGVRERGTVRAAGDPGPGVHERGTGENRA from the coding sequence GTGAGAGCCGGCCTGCGCACCGTGCGCCTCGACCTCGCCGAACCGCTGCGCATCTCCCGCTCCACCATGGCGGCCCGCGAGGCCGTCTGGCTGACCGTCGAGCACGAAGGGCGGCACGGCCACGGCGAGGCCGTCACCAGCGTGTACTACGGGCTCGACGCCGCCGCCCTCGAACGGCTGCTGCACGCCCGGTCCCGGTGGCTGGCCCGCTTCCCCGATCCCGAGAGCGCGCTGGAGGCCCTCCGTACCGGGGAACGGACCGCCGCCCCGCCGGCCGTGACCTCGGCCGTGGAGTCCGCGCTGCTCGACCTGGTCGGCAAGCGCGCGGGCGTCCCGGTCCACCGGCTCCTGGGCTCCCGGGGAGCCCCACCGGGGGCCGCGACCGCCCGCACCATCGGCATCGTCGCGCCGGAGCGGGCCCGGGCGCAGGCGGCCCGGCTGGTGCGGGACGGGTTCTCCGTCCTCAAGCTCAAGGCCGGCGCACCGGACCCGGGCGAGGACCTGGCCCGGGTCCGGGCCGTCCGCGCCGCCGCCCCCGGCACCCGGCTGCTGCTCGACCCCAACGGGGCGTGGACCGTCCGGGAGGCCGAGCGGCTGCTGCCGCTCTTCGCGGAGCTGGGTGTGGAGGCCGTCGAACAGCCCCTGGCCCCCGGCGATCCGGAGGCACTGGCGAGGCTCGCGGAGCGCTCTCCGCTCCCCGTCGTCGCCGACGAGGACGCGGTCGGCATCGAGGACGTCCGCCGGCTCGCCGGACGGGTCCAGGGCGTCAACGTCAAGCTGGCCAAGTGCGGCGGTGTCGGCGCCGCGCTCCACATCGCCGAGCTGGTGGCGGGCAGCGGAACCGGGCTGATGCTCGGCTGCCTGACCGCCAGCACCCTCGGCATCGCCCCCGCCGTCCACCTCGCCGACCGCGCCCGCTGGGTCGACCTCGACGGCCATCTGCTGCTCGCCGCCGACCCGTGGACGGGCATCGGCGGCACCGACGGCACCGTCCGGGCGGGCGGAGACCCGGGGCTGGGCGTGCGCGAGCGCGGCACCGTCCGGGCGGCCGGGGACCCGGGCCCGGGCGTGCACGAGCGCGGCACCGGGGAGAACCGGGCGTGA
- a CDS encoding cysteine synthase family protein, whose protein sequence is MTTAVLDPARAAGNRELLGLLGRTPLARVTVDLPCPQPGFWAKLEGLGVGGMKARAAVAMLLGAQERGELRPGAPVVESTSGTLGIGLAFAGQALGHPVVLVGDIELEPSMRQLLGAYGVRLELVDRPAAEGGWQAARLARLRELLGLLPDAYWPDQYNNPDNTAGYASLAVELVNQLDHLDVLVCSVGTGGHSAGIIGPLRRHWPGLRLIGVDATGSTIFGQPARPRLMRGLGSSIHPRNVAHDAFDEVHWVGPAEAVDACRRLARGAFVSGGWSTGAVARVAAWAARVHPGAVVATVFPDGPHRYLGSVFDDGFTAAHGIDPATAAVRPVEIPHPGAVEATGWVRCRTVTDPLAPGPKARP, encoded by the coding sequence GTGACCACCGCCGTCCTCGACCCCGCGCGCGCCGCGGGCAACCGGGAACTCCTCGGGCTGCTCGGCCGCACCCCGCTCGCCCGCGTCACCGTCGACCTGCCGTGCCCCCAGCCGGGCTTCTGGGCCAAACTCGAAGGGCTCGGCGTCGGCGGCATGAAGGCACGCGCCGCCGTCGCCATGCTGCTGGGCGCCCAAGAGCGCGGCGAACTGCGGCCGGGCGCACCCGTGGTGGAGTCCACCTCGGGAACGCTCGGCATCGGACTGGCCTTCGCCGGACAGGCCCTCGGCCACCCCGTCGTGCTGGTCGGCGACATCGAGCTGGAGCCCTCGATGCGGCAGCTGCTGGGCGCGTACGGCGTCCGGCTGGAACTCGTCGACCGTCCGGCGGCCGAGGGCGGCTGGCAGGCCGCCCGGCTCGCCCGGCTGCGCGAGCTGCTGGGGCTGCTCCCGGACGCGTACTGGCCCGACCAGTACAACAACCCGGACAACACGGCGGGTTACGCCTCCCTGGCAGTCGAACTGGTCAACCAGCTCGACCACCTCGACGTGCTGGTGTGCAGCGTCGGAACCGGCGGCCACAGCGCCGGGATCATCGGACCGCTGCGGCGCCACTGGCCCGGCCTGCGGCTCATCGGCGTGGACGCCACCGGCTCCACCATCTTCGGCCAGCCCGCCAGACCCCGTCTCATGCGCGGCCTCGGCAGCAGCATCCACCCGCGCAACGTCGCCCACGACGCCTTCGACGAGGTCCACTGGGTCGGCCCCGCCGAGGCCGTCGACGCCTGCCGCCGACTGGCCCGCGGCGCCTTCGTCAGCGGCGGCTGGAGCACCGGCGCCGTCGCCCGCGTCGCCGCCTGGGCGGCCCGCGTCCACCCCGGCGCGGTCGTCGCCACCGTCTTCCCCGACGGCCCGCACCGCTACCTCGGCAGCGTCTTCGACGACGGCTTCACCGCCGCACACGGCATCGACCCCGCCACCGCCGCCGTCCGCCCCGTCGAGATCCCGCACCCCGGGGCCGTGGAGGCCACCGGCTGGGTCCGCTGCCGCACCGTCACCGATCCACTCGCCCCTGGCCCGAAGGCGCGGCCGTGA
- a CDS encoding DUF364 domain-containing protein — protein sequence MTARTGAPVTARSYEDLVGRVLAGGLGPDPRTRRVAVAFTTRQAVRHEGRGSGYRNEVLSLRLAEAVGSCAVEPGKLPDGAVEECVGADVARLLEHELPPVRIAALDAYLMHVLPHGPGSGARSCPLPAGTSLEKSRARARSVVELVDVAPGATVLVVGVVNSLLEALRARGLAYVPCDLKGGTTEWGEPVHTDALAELERCDAVLASGMTLGNGSFEPLRRGARRSGIPLVMFAQTGSAVLPRLIGSGVTAVCAEPYPFFWLDGGPGTIHRYGGAR from the coding sequence ATGACCGCCCGCACCGGCGCGCCCGTCACGGCTCGTTCGTACGAGGACCTCGTCGGGCGCGTACTGGCCGGCGGTCTCGGCCCCGACCCGCGCACCCGGCGGGTCGCGGTGGCCTTCACCACCCGGCAGGCGGTGCGCCACGAAGGACGCGGCTCCGGCTACCGGAACGAAGTGCTGAGCCTACGCCTCGCCGAAGCCGTGGGGTCCTGCGCGGTCGAGCCGGGCAAGCTGCCCGACGGTGCCGTCGAGGAGTGTGTCGGGGCCGACGTCGCACGCCTCCTGGAGCACGAGCTGCCGCCCGTCCGGATCGCCGCCCTCGACGCGTACCTCATGCACGTACTGCCGCACGGTCCCGGCAGCGGGGCCCGGTCCTGCCCGCTGCCCGCCGGCACCTCGCTGGAGAAGTCCCGGGCCAGGGCCCGGTCCGTGGTGGAGCTGGTCGACGTCGCGCCCGGGGCGACCGTGCTCGTCGTGGGCGTGGTCAACTCGCTGCTGGAGGCCCTGCGGGCCCGCGGCCTCGCGTACGTCCCCTGCGACCTCAAGGGCGGCACGACCGAATGGGGCGAGCCGGTGCACACCGACGCCCTGGCCGAGCTGGAGCGCTGCGACGCCGTCCTCGCCTCCGGCATGACCCTGGGCAACGGCAGCTTCGAACCGCTGCGCCGGGGGGCGCGGCGCAGCGGCATCCCCCTGGTGATGTTCGCGCAGACCGGCAGCGCGGTCCTGCCCCGCCTGATCGGCTCGGGCGTCACCGCGGTGTGCGCGGAGCCGTACCCCTTCTTCTGGCTGGACGGCGGCCCGGGGACCATCCACCGCTACGGAGGCGCCCGGTGA
- a CDS encoding ATP-grasp domain-containing protein: MAHLLMVESWVGSMSRLLPRAVREAGDEFTLLTRDLHHYLRSAPEGAAHPLLSARHVLTAETNDTDALLPFVERAHAALRFDGVITSCDYYLPTAARIAERLGLPGPMPEAVENACRKDATRRVLAEAGLPGPRFAVCEDWAGAVAAAHDIGYPLVLKPVDLCAGMFVRRADDEAELARAHRALAAFPVNARGQRRDPVVLLEELLEGPEVSVETVSYDGTVTVVGVTDKSVGGAPAFIETGHMFPAALDPADAAAAGETARRALRALGLDGVVAHTEIKLTADGPRLIEVNPRPAGNRITELVRHVTGIDLAGACVDVALGREPDLRRRATGLTSAAIGFLVPDEDGVLEAVDGADTVRVADDVLELRLSDPGRAVRAAGSNNEYLGHVMAGDARGPAARARVEALLAELRPRVVAG, translated from the coding sequence GTGGCTCATCTGCTGATGGTCGAGAGCTGGGTCGGGTCCATGAGCAGACTGCTGCCGAGAGCCGTCCGCGAGGCGGGGGACGAGTTCACCCTGCTGACCCGCGACCTGCACCACTACCTGCGTTCCGCCCCGGAGGGCGCCGCGCACCCCCTCCTCTCGGCCCGCCATGTGCTCACCGCGGAGACCAACGACACCGACGCGCTGCTGCCCTTCGTCGAGCGGGCCCATGCGGCGCTGCGCTTCGACGGGGTGATCACCTCCTGCGACTACTACCTCCCGACGGCCGCGCGGATCGCGGAGCGGCTGGGGCTGCCCGGTCCCATGCCCGAGGCGGTCGAGAACGCGTGCCGCAAGGACGCGACCCGCCGGGTCCTGGCCGAGGCGGGCCTCCCGGGGCCGCGGTTCGCCGTGTGCGAGGACTGGGCCGGGGCCGTCGCCGCGGCGCACGACATCGGCTACCCGCTGGTGCTCAAGCCGGTGGACCTGTGCGCGGGGATGTTCGTGCGCCGCGCCGACGACGAGGCCGAACTGGCCCGTGCCCACCGCGCGCTCGCCGCCTTCCCCGTCAACGCCCGCGGACAGCGCCGCGACCCCGTGGTGCTGCTCGAAGAGCTCCTCGAAGGGCCGGAGGTGAGCGTGGAGACCGTGTCGTACGACGGAACCGTGACGGTCGTCGGCGTCACGGACAAGAGCGTCGGCGGGGCCCCCGCCTTCATCGAGACCGGGCACATGTTCCCCGCCGCCCTGGACCCGGCGGACGCCGCGGCCGCCGGGGAGACCGCGCGCCGGGCGCTCCGGGCGCTGGGCCTGGACGGAGTCGTCGCCCACACCGAGATCAAACTGACGGCCGACGGCCCCCGGCTGATCGAGGTCAACCCCCGGCCCGCTGGCAACCGCATCACCGAACTCGTCCGTCATGTGACCGGCATCGACCTCGCCGGTGCCTGCGTGGACGTCGCCCTCGGCCGCGAGCCGGACCTGCGCCGCCGCGCCACCGGGCTGACCAGTGCCGCGATCGGTTTCCTGGTGCCGGACGAGGACGGGGTGCTGGAGGCCGTCGACGGCGCCGACACCGTCCGCGTCGCGGACGACGTGCTGGAACTGCGGCTCAGCGACCCCGGCAGGGCCGTCCGGGCCGCGGGCAGCAACAACGAGTACCTCGGCCACGTCATGGCCGGCGACGCGCGGGGCCCGGCCGCCCGGGCCCGCGTCGAAGCCCTCCTCGCCGAGCTGCGCCCCCGGGTGGTGGCCGGATGA
- a CDS encoding GNAT family N-acetyltransferase has product MNHPPKPPYTVRPAGPADVEGARQVMLDTFYRDFGYGYVPAWHRDVVEIESTYLDDPRHLLLVAVHSDRVVATTGIRSTGPAHPPHPRRLAERYPPGTTAQLVRVYVSPEHRRHGLARTLVEQACAFVAGTPGYDSIYLHTNVDVEGAEAFWRSMAKEIFDARTTGEHGPGVGTVHFEIPLP; this is encoded by the coding sequence ATGAATCACCCCCCGAAGCCGCCCTACACCGTGCGTCCCGCCGGCCCGGCCGATGTGGAGGGCGCCCGCCAGGTCATGCTCGACACCTTCTACCGGGACTTCGGCTACGGTTACGTGCCCGCGTGGCACCGCGACGTCGTCGAGATCGAGAGCACCTACCTGGACGACCCGCGCCACCTGCTTCTGGTCGCCGTGCACAGTGACCGGGTGGTGGCCACCACCGGAATCCGCTCGACGGGACCGGCCCATCCGCCGCACCCGCGCCGGCTCGCCGAGCGCTACCCCCCGGGCACCACCGCACAGCTCGTGCGGGTCTACGTGAGCCCGGAGCACCGGCGGCACGGCCTGGCCCGCACCCTCGTGGAGCAGGCGTGCGCCTTCGTCGCCGGGACGCCCGGGTACGACAGCATCTACCTGCACACCAATGTCGACGTCGAGGGCGCCGAGGCGTTCTGGCGCAGCATGGCCAAAGAGATCTTCGACGCCCGTACGACGGGGGAGCACGGGCCCGGCGTCGGCACCGTGCACTTCGAGATCCCGTTGCCGTGA
- a CDS encoding helix-turn-helix transcriptional regulator, whose amino-acid sequence MTTVAPDTGVGPLLRSWREQRRISQLELALRADSSARHISFIETGRSRPSEEMVLRLAEHLEIPVRERNALLVVAGYAPRYAHTPLDDPAMGALREGVERLLEGYEPYPALVLDGRYDVVAANRGVAMLLDGVAEHLLVPPLNVMRITLHPEGLAPRIRNLRAWRADLLAQMRRQIALARSVELRELYEEVAAYPVPEGDGTPEGPEDAPGDGTGASLSFALPMLIEHDGHVLSFVSSIATFNTPMDVTVAELAIETFLPADRETADRLRSLTA is encoded by the coding sequence ATGACTACTGTCGCGCCCGACACGGGGGTAGGACCGCTGCTGCGCAGCTGGCGGGAACAGCGCAGGATCAGCCAGCTGGAACTGGCGCTGCGCGCGGACTCCTCCGCCCGGCACATCTCCTTCATCGAAACGGGCCGCTCCCGCCCCAGCGAGGAGATGGTCCTGCGTCTCGCCGAGCATCTGGAGATCCCCGTCAGGGAGCGCAACGCCCTGCTGGTGGTGGCCGGTTACGCCCCGCGCTACGCCCACACGCCGCTCGACGACCCGGCCATGGGCGCGCTGCGCGAGGGGGTGGAGCGGCTGCTGGAGGGCTACGAACCGTATCCGGCGCTCGTCCTGGACGGCAGGTACGACGTGGTGGCGGCCAACCGGGGCGTCGCGATGCTGCTGGACGGCGTGGCCGAGCACCTGCTGGTGCCGCCGTTGAACGTCATGCGGATCACCCTGCACCCGGAGGGCCTGGCCCCGCGCATCCGGAACCTGCGGGCGTGGCGGGCCGATCTGCTGGCGCAGATGAGGCGTCAGATCGCCCTGGCCCGGTCGGTGGAGCTGCGCGAACTGTACGAGGAGGTCGCCGCCTATCCCGTACCGGAGGGTGACGGGACTCCCGAGGGCCCCGAGGACGCCCCGGGCGACGGGACCGGCGCGTCCCTGTCCTTCGCGCTGCCCATGCTGATCGAGCACGACGGGCACGTGCTCTCGTTCGTCTCCTCCATCGCGACGTTCAACACGCCGATGGACGTGACGGTGGCCGAGCTGGCGATCGAGACGTTCCTCCCCGCCGACCGGGAGACCGCCGACCGGCTGCGCTCGCTCACCGCCTGA
- a CDS encoding 4a-hydroxytetrahydrobiopterin dehydratase produces MPAAPLSQEEIEDRLGDLPGWSLEGDRITRTYRLPTHFAAAGLTMHVAAIQDELNHHSDLTLGYNTVTLSVNTHDAGGVVTEKDLGLAARVAAVAAGHGAR; encoded by the coding sequence ATGCCCGCCGCACCGCTGTCGCAGGAGGAGATCGAGGACCGTCTGGGCGATCTGCCCGGCTGGTCGCTGGAGGGGGACCGGATCACCCGCACCTACCGGCTGCCCACCCACTTCGCGGCCGCCGGGCTGACCATGCACGTCGCCGCGATCCAGGACGAGCTGAACCACCACTCCGACCTGACCCTCGGATACAACACCGTCACCCTCTCCGTGAACACGCACGACGCGGGCGGCGTGGTCACGGAGAAGGACCTGGGCCTGGCCGCACGGGTGGCGGCGGTGGCCGCCGGGCACGGCGCGCGGTAG
- a CDS encoding LysR family transcriptional regulator gives MELELRHLRTVRAIADTGSLTKAAATLGLAQPALSAQLRRIEKALGGPLFDRDHTGARPTLLGELVLERARVVLPAVSELQQEAVRFANAWGTMERFRLGGTHGPLLGGLVDRLVTAHPTAPVSTYTSWSVDELASQLVDGRLDFALIGTCGESPPPANDRLTWQVIGIDPVFVMLPDSHPLAGEQELDLSALADECWADVPGDGCFADCFVGACARAGFSPVSVYETDTTSVVHLVQVGRAVGLCRATFPPTPGVVTRPIAGSPLSWRHLLGWHPRSAAAGTAAGAVSGHTRAAYAEAVERSESYTRWLTAHPRFGAAL, from the coding sequence ATGGAGCTGGAGTTGCGCCATCTGCGAACCGTACGTGCCATTGCCGACACCGGGAGCCTGACCAAGGCGGCCGCGACCCTCGGGCTCGCCCAGCCCGCGCTGAGCGCACAGCTGCGCCGGATCGAGAAAGCGCTCGGCGGCCCGCTCTTCGACCGGGACCACACCGGCGCCCGGCCCACGCTCCTGGGCGAGCTGGTACTCGAACGGGCCCGGGTGGTGCTGCCCGCGGTGAGCGAGCTCCAGCAGGAGGCGGTGCGGTTCGCCAATGCCTGGGGCACGATGGAGCGCTTCCGGCTGGGCGGTACGCACGGGCCGCTGCTGGGCGGTCTCGTGGACCGCTTGGTCACGGCGCACCCGACCGCACCGGTCTCGACGTACACCTCCTGGTCGGTGGACGAGCTCGCCTCCCAGCTGGTGGACGGGCGGCTCGACTTCGCCCTGATCGGCACCTGCGGGGAGAGCCCGCCGCCGGCGAACGACCGGCTGACGTGGCAGGTGATCGGCATCGATCCGGTCTTCGTGATGCTGCCGGACTCCCATCCGCTCGCCGGTGAGCAGGAGCTCGACCTCTCCGCGCTGGCCGACGAGTGCTGGGCGGACGTGCCGGGCGACGGCTGCTTCGCCGACTGCTTCGTCGGGGCCTGCGCCCGGGCCGGTTTCAGTCCGGTCTCGGTGTACGAGACGGACACGACGTCCGTCGTCCATCTGGTCCAGGTGGGCCGGGCGGTCGGGCTGTGCCGGGCAACCTTCCCGCCGACGCCGGGGGTGGTGACCAGGCCGATCGCCGGTTCCCCGCTGAGCTGGCGCCACCTGCTGGGCTGGCACCCCCGGTCGGCGGCGGCCGGGACGGCCGCCGGAGCGGTGAGCGGGCACACCCGGGCGGCGTACGCGGAGGCGGTGGAGCGGAGCGAGAGCTACACCCGCTGGCTCACCGCGCATCCGCGGTTCGGGGCGGCGCTGTGA